The Gloeomargarita lithophora Alchichica-D10 genomic sequence ACCCCCTGGGGACAGGTGGTAAGTTGTTCCCCGGAACGTTTGATTTTAGTACAAAATAACTACATTGAAACCCGACCCATTGCCGGAACTCGCCCCAGGGGGGATACGCCAACGGTGGATCAAGCCCTTGCCCAGGAATTGCGCCACCACCCCAAGGAGCGGGCGGAACACATCATGCTGGTGGATTTGGAACGCAATGACCTAGGGCGGGTCTGCCAGTGGGGTTCCGTACAAGTCCCCGAATTGTTCACCCTGGAATCCTACAGCCATGTCATGCACCTGGTCAGCCGCATTACCGGCACACTGCGCCCGGAGTGTACCCCCGCCGATGTACTGCAAGCAGTGTTTCCCGGCGGCACCATCACCGGCTGTCCCAAGGTACGTTGTATGGAGATTTTACATACATTAGAACCCCAGTGCCGCAATCTATTTTATGGTTCCTGCGGGTATTGGAGCCAAAGCGGGCGGCTGGATGGGAATATCCTGATTCGGACTTTGCTATTTCCGGCGGGGGCAAAAATGGCCTGGGGGCAGGTGGGGGCGGGGATTGTCAGCGACAGTGACCCCGAAAAGGAGTGGCGGGAGGCTCTCCAAAAGGCGCAGGCGCAATTGCTGGCATTAGGTACGAAATGTTACGGATAACCCTAGCAGTTTCCCCTAAAATAAGTTACGATACGCCATGTTAGTTACTCCCTGTGGAATGTCGGCTCTAGTCGTGGAGACTGGAGCTTTTTACTTTGAGGGCACCTCTATTATTTATTTGCACCAGCAGAAGTTTAGCTCGCTGGAGTGCCGGTATTACCGAGAACCATACACCGCAGGTGCTTCTTTGACGGGGCATTGCCCGGCGGCCTATTTTTGAGGTGTCCCCTAGTTTCCTGAGTTTGATGGGATTCCTGACAATTGCAGAGTCCCTCGGAAGGTTATTCCCACGGAACGAAATGTGGGGATGGCTCGATAGCATCCAGGGCTTTACACTACAAGGAAGAAGTCGTACCCCAGGGGCAATTATGGCCAACCGTCTCGTCCATGCCCAAAGTCTTTACCTGCGTAAGCACGGCCATAATCCCATTGATTGGTGGCCTTGGGGGTCAGCGGCGATTGCCCAAGCCCGTAAGGATAATAAACCCATTTTTCTTTCGATTGGTTATTCCAGTTGCCACTGGTGCACGGTGATGGAAGGGGAAGCATTTTCGGATCAGGCGGTGGCGGACACCATGAATCAGTATTTTTTGCCCATCAAAGTCGATCGGGAGGAACGCCCGGACATTGACCACATCTACATCCAGGCGGTGCAGTTGCTGATTGGGCAGGCGGGCTGGCCTCTGAATGTGTTTCTTGACCCCCAGGACTTGGCACCTTTTTACGGCGGCACCTATTTCCCCCTCACGCCCCGCTACGGTCGCCCCGGATTTTTAGAACTCCTGCGGGCAGTACGTCAGCGGTACGACCAGGGCAAAGACCAGGTGGAAATGGTCAAATCCCAGATTTTGGAGTATTTGCAATCCCCTGGTAAAGGGCAATCGCTTAGTACATTGGATAAAAATATGCTGGACAATGGCTATCGTAAAGCCACCAGCATTTTGAGTTACCAAGGGCCGGGAAATTGTTTTCCCATGATTCCCTACGCCCAGGCCGTACTCCAATCCAGCCGTTTGGGTGCGCCCCTGAATACGGAACATCCGGCAGTACAACGGGGGATTAACCTGGTGCTGGGGGGCATTTTTGACCATGTGGCGGGGGGCTGGCATCGCTACACGGTTGACCCCACCTGGACAGTGCCCCACTTTGAAAAGATGTTGTATGACAATGGCTTGATTTTGGAATACATCAGCAATCTGTGGAGTGCGGGGGTGCAAGACGATTCCCTCCGGCGGGCGGTGGAGAAAACCGTGGCCTGGTTAGGACGGGAAATGCGCTCAGAAGCGGGTTATTTTTATGCCGCCCAGGATGCGGATAATTTTGTGCATGCTGAAGACCGAGAACCGGAAGAAGGGCGGTTTTATGTGTGGAGCGACCAGGAATTACGACAATTATTAAATGATGCAGAACTCAAGGGCTTAGAAGCCGCTTTTGATATGGAAACTAATGGCAATTTTGAAGGTTTGACGGTTCTGCAACGCTTGCAGGGGGGAAGATTAGCAAATGGGGTGGAATCCGCCCTAGATAAATTATTCACCCATCGCTACGGTTCTCCCTCGGAATTATGCTTAAAATTTCCGCCAGCGGTGGATGCTCAGCAGGCAAAAACGATGAATTGGCCGGGGCGGATTCCTCCGGTTACCGATACGAAAATGATCGTGGCCTGGAATAGTTTAATGATTTCTGGTTTGGCACGGGCGGCGATGGTATTTCAAGAACCCAATTATGGGAAATTGGCGACCCAATGCGCTGAATTTATCCTGAAATCCCAATGGGTGAATGGGCAATTGTATCGCTTGAATTATGACGGCCAGGTGGCAGTGATTGCCCAGGCGGAAGATTATGCCCTGTGGATCAAAGCCCTCCTGGATTTGCATCAAATGGCGGTGAGTTTACCGGGGGAAGTGAACCCAGAATTATGGTTAATTAAAGCGCAAGAATTTCAAGCTGTTTTTGATGAACATTACTGGAGTATTACATCACAAGGTTATTACGCTACGGCGGCGGCGGCCAGTGGGGATTTGCTCGTCCGGGAACGCCCTTGTGAGGACAATGCCATTCCTTCAGCCAATGGGGTGGCCTTGACCAACTTGGTGCGCTTGGCCTTGTTAGCCGGGGATTTGACCTACCTAGAGCGGGCGGAGCGGGGCTTGCAGGCATTTGGGCAAATTGTCCAAGAGGCTCCCCAAAGTTGCCCCGGTTTGATCACCGCTTTGGATTGGTGGTTCCATCCGATTCAGGTCAAAACGAGGCCGGAGATTTTGGCGCAGATTGCCGGGCAATTTTTCCCGACCACTGTACTGCAACCAGCTACGGACATACCGGCAGTGGCCTTGGTGTGTCAGGGTTTGACGTGCCAGGAACCGGCGACCTCCTTAGAAACGGCTTTGGAGCAATTGGCTCGGTATCAAAGCTAAAATCACTTAGGGGCACCTCTATTAATTGCAAATTAGCGGTCGCAGGGGGGCACCCCCCGTTATTGGTTCTCAGTAATATGGGTATTCCAGTGAAATAACTTTCTGCGGTTGCAAATAAATATAGCAATCCTAATTGAATTTTGAACAACGGTCGCAGGGGCAACGCCCCCGTAATTGGTTCTCCGTAATATGGGTATTCCAGTGAAATAACTTTCTGCGGTTGCAAATAAATATAGCAATCCTAATTGAATTTTGAACAACGGTCGCAGGGGCACCGCCCCCATAATTGGTTCTCAGTAATATGGGTATTCCAGTGAAATAACTTTCTGCGGTTGCAAATAAATAGAAGTGTCCACAAATGAATAATTTTCAACAGGCTGACGGGAATTTTTCTAAAAAAGTACACGAGCGGTTAAGCTCTTGTACGCTGGAAGTCAGAGATTACGGAGAACCATACATCGCAGGTGCTTCTGGGGCGGGGGTACACCGCTAATTTTAATTTATAGAAGTGCCCTATAATTTGGCTTCTTTACATATTTTAGACACTTTTAGAGATGCCCTTATTTCTTACGTTTGACTTTGTTCTGTTTCGCCAATTCGGCACTTTTGCGGGCTTGCTCTCGCTTCTCTGCCTCTTTCTTATCTAAGTAGTAGTCGTAATTACCAAGATAGACGTGCAGTAACCCGTCCCGAATCTCCACAATTTTGGTAGCAGTTTGAGCGATAAAATAACGATCATGGGAAACAATTGCCACCGTACCTGCATATTCCTGAATAGCATTTTCTAACATCTCTTTTGCAGGTATATCGAGGTGGTTGGTCGGCTCATCTAAAATTAAGAAATTTACGGGTTTCCAGAGCATTTTCGCCAGGGCGAGGCGGGCTTTCTCGCCACCGCTGATGTCCCTCACTTTCTTGAATACGGTATCCCCTGAAAAGAGAAACTGCCCTAATAAACTGCGTACTTCCTGGTGATCGCGGTCGGGAAATTCATCCTGGATGGTATCCAATACGGTTCGATGCAAATCCAATGCTTCAGCTTGATTTTGCTCAAAGTAACCGATCTGCACATTATGCCCGTAGGTGATTTCACTTTCATTGGGCATTTCCGTGCCAACGATAAAACGGAGCAGAGTGGATTTTCCCGTACCATTTGCCCCCAAAAATGCTACTTTATCGCCATTCTCGATCTCTAAGTCTGCTCCTAAAAAGAGAATTTTATCACCGTAAGCATGGGTAAGATTTTTGATGGTGACTGTAATCTTACCACTCCGAGATGGGGAAGGAAACTTAAATTTGAGGGTGCGGACTTGAGTCTCTGGAGCTTCTATTTTCTGCATTTTATCTAACAGTTTTTCCCTGCTTTTGGCTTGGGTACTGCGATTGGCACTGGCACGAAACCGCTCCACAAATACCTGTTGTTTTTCGATATATTTTTGTTGCCGTTCAAAGGAACTCAGTTGGGCATCCCGATTTTCCGTCTTTTGCTCTAGATAGCGTGAATAATTGCCGAGATAGGTGCTAGAAATACCCCGCTCTGTCTCCACAATTTGCGTACACAACCGATCTAAAAAAGTACGATCGTGGGAGACGATTACCATAGGCACTTTTTGCCCCTTCAGATACTCTTCCAACCATTGAATTGTTTCCAAGTCCAAGTGGTTGGTTGGCTCGTCCAAAAGCATCAGATCGGGACTGGTCAGCATGACTTTACCTAAATTCATCCGCATCTGCCAGCCACCACTGAATTCACCGACCCGCCGATCGCCGTCCTCTGGACTAAAACCCAACTCCGGCAGAATTTTATCAATTTGACTTTCCAGTTCGTAGCCGTACAGTTCTTCAAATCGCCGTTGTAATCGGTCTAGTTTTTTGAGGAGGGGGTTAAAATCTTCCCCTTCTTTAATCTGCTCAAGTGCCAAATTTACCTGCGCCAGTTCCGCTTGAATCTGATTGGCTTCCGCAAAAACAGTCCAAAATTCAACTTTGACGGTATTGGCAAGATCGACTGCAAATTCCTGACTCAGATAGCCTACTTTGAAGTTAGTGGGCTTGACGATGTGGCCTGCGGTCGGCTCGATCTCCCCCGCAATAATTTTTAGTTGGGTTGACTTGCCCGCCCCATTCGCCCCCACCAAACCGATCCGATCGCCAGTTTTCACTTCCCAGTTAATATCTTTGAGAACCTCACCTGTCGGGTAAATTTTTTGAATGTGTTCAAGGCGAAGCATAAATATCACTGCCAGATTGCAACTCTATCTTAGTGGCTGGCCGCTACTCCTG encodes the following:
- a CDS encoding ABC transporter ATP-binding protein — its product is MLRLEHIQKIYPTGEVLKDINWEVKTGDRIGLVGANGAGKSTQLKIIAGEIEPTAGHIVKPTNFKVGYLSQEFAVDLANTVKVEFWTVFAEANQIQAELAQVNLALEQIKEGEDFNPLLKKLDRLQRRFEELYGYELESQIDKILPELGFSPEDGDRRVGEFSGGWQMRMNLGKVMLTSPDLMLLDEPTNHLDLETIQWLEEYLKGQKVPMVIVSHDRTFLDRLCTQIVETERGISSTYLGNYSRYLEQKTENRDAQLSSFERQQKYIEKQQVFVERFRASANRSTQAKSREKLLDKMQKIEAPETQVRTLKFKFPSPSRSGKITVTIKNLTHAYGDKILFLGADLEIENGDKVAFLGANGTGKSTLLRFIVGTEMPNESEITYGHNVQIGYFEQNQAEALDLHRTVLDTIQDEFPDRDHQEVRSLLGQFLFSGDTVFKKVRDISGGEKARLALAKMLWKPVNFLILDEPTNHLDIPAKEMLENAIQEYAGTVAIVSHDRYFIAQTATKIVEIRDGLLHVYLGNYDYYLDKKEAEKREQARKSAELAKQNKVKRKK
- a CDS encoding thioredoxin domain-containing protein gives rise to the protein MANRLVHAQSLYLRKHGHNPIDWWPWGSAAIAQARKDNKPIFLSIGYSSCHWCTVMEGEAFSDQAVADTMNQYFLPIKVDREERPDIDHIYIQAVQLLIGQAGWPLNVFLDPQDLAPFYGGTYFPLTPRYGRPGFLELLRAVRQRYDQGKDQVEMVKSQILEYLQSPGKGQSLSTLDKNMLDNGYRKATSILSYQGPGNCFPMIPYAQAVLQSSRLGAPLNTEHPAVQRGINLVLGGIFDHVAGGWHRYTVDPTWTVPHFEKMLYDNGLILEYISNLWSAGVQDDSLRRAVEKTVAWLGREMRSEAGYFYAAQDADNFVHAEDREPEEGRFYVWSDQELRQLLNDAELKGLEAAFDMETNGNFEGLTVLQRLQGGRLANGVESALDKLFTHRYGSPSELCLKFPPAVDAQQAKTMNWPGRIPPVTDTKMIVAWNSLMISGLARAAMVFQEPNYGKLATQCAEFILKSQWVNGQLYRLNYDGQVAVIAQAEDYALWIKALLDLHQMAVSLPGEVNPELWLIKAQEFQAVFDEHYWSITSQGYYATAAAASGDLLVRERPCEDNAIPSANGVALTNLVRLALLAGDLTYLERAERGLQAFGQIVQEAPQSCPGLITALDWWFHPIQVKTRPEILAQIAGQFFPTTVLQPATDIPAVALVCQGLTCQEPATSLETALEQLARYQS